In Raphanus sativus cultivar WK10039 chromosome 5, ASM80110v3, whole genome shotgun sequence, the following proteins share a genomic window:
- the LOC108856766 gene encoding metallothionein-like protein type 2, MT2-18, which translates to MSCCGGNCGCGSGCKCGNGCGGCKMYPDLGFSGETTTAETFVFGVAPAMKNQYQYEASGEGSAENDACKCGSDCKCDPCTCK; encoded by the exons ATGTCTTGCTGTGGAGGAAACTGTGGTTGTGGATCTGGCTGCAAGTGCGGCAACGGTTGCGGAGG TTGCAAAATGTACCCAGATTTGGGCTTCTCCGGTGAGACGACCACAGCTGAGACTTTCGTCTTTGGCGTTGCACCGGCGATGAAGAACCAGTATCAGTATGAGGCTTCTGGAGAGGGCAGCGCTGAGAACGATGCATGCAAGTGTGGATCCGACTGCAAGTGTGACCCATGCACTTGTAAATGA